The following are encoded together in the candidate division KSB1 bacterium genome:
- a CDS encoding sugar phosphate isomerase/epimerase: MQIGFSFFWQKILGLDEPNHPEIWQKAMPDIDQTLSDLKSMGIESIELKLTRGMEQPLLFQAIAKLIGLGFRVTFHVPTRFQFPEPMDYQLAIISTITNYMVQQFCTMPLWVIHPLNSKTAPRQAIFDGTLNYLDQILALPAARSAAFALENLRNRTDGGKIHVGDSFTEILALFDKCDHQLGICWDFGHSIAMHQRGLESQFPPIEFLKKVIHCHVHDCLNQQTHLPLGMGDVPIERNIALLMEHNFQGIFNLELSPHKIDEPENFLHHLDQSVRRIRQLIR; this comes from the coding sequence GTGCAAATTGGATTTTCTTTTTTTTGGCAGAAGATTCTGGGATTGGATGAACCCAATCATCCCGAGATCTGGCAGAAGGCAATGCCAGATATAGATCAAACCTTGTCTGATCTCAAATCGATGGGGATTGAGAGCATCGAACTGAAGCTTACTAGAGGGATGGAGCAGCCGCTTTTATTTCAGGCTATCGCTAAACTGATCGGATTAGGGTTCCGAGTGACATTCCATGTCCCCACTCGATTCCAATTCCCTGAACCAATGGATTATCAGTTAGCGATCATCTCGACAATTACCAACTACATGGTGCAGCAGTTCTGCACAATGCCGTTATGGGTGATTCATCCCCTCAACTCCAAAACGGCACCACGCCAAGCCATTTTTGATGGCACGCTCAACTATCTGGATCAAATTCTAGCATTACCGGCAGCCAGATCGGCCGCTTTTGCGCTGGAAAATCTGCGCAATCGAACCGATGGAGGAAAGATTCACGTTGGGGATAGCTTCACAGAGATTTTGGCCTTGTTTGACAAATGCGATCATCAGCTTGGCATCTGTTGGGATTTTGGTCATTCTATCGCCATGCATCAAAGGGGACTTGAAAGCCAGTTTCCTCCAATAGAATTTTTAAAAAAGGTTATTCATTGCCATGTGCACGATTGTCTCAACCAACAGACACATCTGCCGCTTGGTATGGGAGATGTGCCGATCGAAAGGAATATTGCACTCCTTATGGAACATAATTTTCAAGGGATTTTTAACTTGGAACTGTCTCCCCACAAAATTGATGAACCAGAGAATTTCCTTCATCATTTGGACCAGAGCGTGCGCCGAATTCGCCAGTTGATTCGATAA
- a CDS encoding flippase-like domain-containing protein: MKGLKNKLKIVLGLLISLVFLFLAFRQLDFQQMKRAFLLANYWLLLPSLVILFLSHWLRAVRWRILLRPIQNISVSPLFSALLIGYAANDVLPAHLGELVRAYLVGRKRKLPVSSALATIVVERIIDVLTLVFLMALTLVIYPFPNWVKKSGYIMFAFAIALTVFLVMMKVYTPATMRFIHRVLNPFPQKFTEKIEQLSRSFLDGLQPMIRKSDYVLIFVLSLLIWSCYWGVLYLNFYTFNLIADYGLTPLAGLVLLVITTISVVVPSSPGYVGTYHWLCQVSLELFHVPRAIGLSYAIVVHAINFFPVFLVGLLLAWKEGIRLSQKSIEPL, encoded by the coding sequence ATGAAAGGGCTAAAGAACAAACTGAAAATTGTGTTGGGATTATTGATTAGTCTCGTGTTTTTATTTTTGGCATTTCGGCAATTGGATTTCCAGCAGATGAAACGCGCTTTTCTCCTGGCAAATTACTGGCTGCTGCTACCATCGCTGGTGATACTGTTCCTCAGCCACTGGTTGCGCGCCGTTCGCTGGCGGATTCTGTTGCGACCAATACAAAACATCTCTGTTAGCCCTCTATTTTCCGCCTTGCTCATCGGATATGCGGCCAATGATGTGCTTCCTGCTCATCTTGGCGAACTGGTTCGAGCCTATTTGGTCGGACGCAAAAGAAAATTGCCCGTTTCTTCAGCGCTGGCGACCATTGTGGTCGAGCGGATTATCGATGTGCTAACCCTGGTTTTTCTCATGGCCCTCACGCTGGTTATTTATCCATTTCCCAATTGGGTGAAAAAGAGCGGCTATATCATGTTCGCATTTGCGATCGCGCTAACGGTATTCCTGGTGATGATGAAAGTTTACACTCCTGCGACGATGAGATTTATTCACCGCGTGCTTAATCCATTCCCCCAAAAGTTTACCGAAAAAATTGAGCAACTGAGCCGCTCGTTCCTGGATGGCTTGCAACCGATGATAAGAAAATCGGATTATGTGCTGATTTTCGTTCTATCGCTTCTTATTTGGTCCTGCTATTGGGGCGTGCTTTATTTAAATTTCTATACGTTCAATTTGATAGCGGATTATGGTTTAACGCCGCTCGCTGGATTGGTGCTGTTGGTGATCACCACGATCAGCGTGGTCGTCCCCTCTTCGCCAGGGTATGTCGGCACCTACCACTGGCTGTGCCAGGTGTCATTGGAGTTATTTCATGTGCCTCGCGCTATTGGTTTGAGTTATGCCATCGTCGTCCATGCTATCAATTTTTTCCCGGTGTTTTTGGTGGGGCTGTTGCTGGCTTGGAAAGAGGGGATAAGGTTATCCCAAAAGAGTATCGAACCGCTATAA
- a CDS encoding dihydrofolate reductase codes for MIISIIAAMSLNRVIGYQGRIPWHIPDEQQRFKQITWGHTIIMGRKTYESIGKPLPGRTNIVITRQQNYSAPGCVVVNSLEAALKNCPPNETEAFIIGGEQIFQLALPLAQRIYLTTILQEFQGDPFFPEFSLSDFKVTTTELIHGPIPYSFAIYDRINGVKP; via the coding sequence ATGATCATCTCTATCATCGCTGCTATGTCGCTTAATCGCGTAATTGGCTACCAGGGGAGGATTCCCTGGCACATCCCCGACGAACAGCAACGTTTCAAACAGATCACCTGGGGACATACCATCATCATGGGCCGAAAGACCTACGAATCCATCGGCAAACCACTGCCAGGACGCACCAATATCGTCATCACTCGGCAGCAAAACTATTCCGCCCCGGGCTGTGTTGTCGTCAATAGTTTGGAAGCCGCGTTAAAAAACTGTCCCCCCAATGAAACCGAGGCCTTCATCATCGGCGGCGAGCAGATTTTTCAATTGGCCTTGCCGCTGGCCCAGCGAATTTATTTGACCACAATCCTCCAAGAATTCCAGGGCGATCCGTTTTTCCCTGAATTTTCCCTATCCGATTTTAAAGTGACCACAACCGAGTTAATCCATGGACCGATACCATATTCTTTTGCGATTTATGATCGGATCAATGGAGTTAAGCCGTAA